From Streptosporangium album, the proteins below share one genomic window:
- a CDS encoding cytochrome P450: MAEREAAFALLRAQTAPVRFAEPEISFAPPGPGYYAVVRHADIVEASRNPEVFSSGRGSTSIQDLGSEFGEYFGSMINMDDPRHARLRRIVSRAFTPKMIKQFEADVQVEATRIVDDLIAGGPGCDFVTEVAAKLPLKIICDMMGIGPEHYQTVFDASNIILSGGDPEFIQDINRAAELLLGAGQRLQDLVVSLAAEGGDNLITSLTSANIDGEKLTMQELGSFFILLVVAGNETTRNAISHGLHLFSENPDQRALLLADLDGRLPGAVEEIVRLASPVAWMRRTLTRDHEMNGHLYRKGDKVLLYYWAANRDEAVFTDPYRFDIQRAEGPHVGFGGPGPHFCLGAHLARREITVMFRELFTRIPDIRSAGEPDRLRSSFINGIKHLDCDFGSVPLT, translated from the coding sequence ATGGCCGAGCGCGAAGCGGCCTTCGCGCTGCTGCGCGCCCAGACGGCTCCGGTCCGGTTCGCCGAGCCGGAGATCAGCTTCGCCCCTCCGGGGCCGGGCTACTACGCCGTGGTCAGACACGCCGACATCGTCGAGGCCAGCCGCAATCCTGAGGTCTTCTCCTCGGGGCGGGGCTCCACCTCCATCCAGGACCTGGGTTCGGAGTTCGGTGAGTACTTCGGGTCGATGATCAACATGGACGATCCGAGGCACGCACGGCTCCGCCGGATCGTCTCCCGGGCGTTCACCCCCAAGATGATCAAGCAGTTCGAGGCCGACGTCCAGGTCGAGGCCACCCGGATCGTGGACGACCTGATCGCCGGGGGGCCCGGCTGCGACTTCGTCACCGAGGTCGCCGCCAAGCTGCCCCTGAAGATCATCTGCGACATGATGGGGATCGGTCCCGAGCACTACCAGACGGTCTTCGACGCCTCCAACATCATCCTGTCCGGCGGCGACCCGGAGTTCATCCAGGACATCAACCGCGCGGCCGAGCTGCTCCTCGGCGCCGGGCAGCGCCTCCAGGACCTCGTCGTCTCCCTGGCCGCCGAAGGTGGCGACAACCTCATCACTTCCCTGACCAGCGCCAACATCGACGGCGAGAAGCTGACGATGCAGGAGCTCGGGTCGTTCTTCATCCTGCTGGTCGTGGCGGGCAACGAGACCACGCGCAACGCGATCTCGCACGGTCTGCATCTGTTCAGCGAGAATCCGGATCAGCGGGCGTTGCTCCTGGCCGACCTGGACGGACGCCTGCCCGGTGCGGTCGAGGAGATCGTCCGTCTGGCCTCGCCGGTCGCCTGGATGCGCCGCACCCTCACCCGTGACCACGAGATGAACGGTCACCTCTACCGCAAGGGCGACAAGGTCCTGCTCTACTACTGGGCCGCCAACCGTGACGAGGCGGTCTTCACCGACCCCTACCGTTTCGACATCCAGCGGGCGGAGGGGCCCCATGTGGGCTTCGGTGGTCCGGGGCCGCACTTCTGCCTCGGCGCCCACCTGGCCCGCCGTGAGATCACTGTGATGTTCCGCGAGCTGTTCACCCGTATCCCGGACATCCGCTCCGCCGGTGAACCCGACCGTCTCCGCTCCAGCTTCATCAACGGCATCAAACACCTCGATTGCGACTTCGGAAGCGTTCCATTGACGTAA